TCCAGCACCGCCTGCGTCTGCGCCGCGCGGAAGGCGTCCAGCCGTGCCCGCACCTCCGGGTCGGTGGTGGCGAGCAGGGCGGCGGCGAAGAGGGCCGCGTTCCTCGCCCCCGCCTCCCCGATGGCGAAGGTGGCGACCGGAATCCCGGCGGGCATCTGCACGATGCTCAGCAGGCTGTCTTTGCCTGAAAGGGCGCGGCTCTGCACCGGCACCCCCAGCACGGGCACCCGCGTGAAGGACGCGAGCATTCCCGGCAGGTGCGCCGCGCCCCCCGCCCCCGCGATGATGCAACTCAAGTTCAGCCGCTCGGCCCGCGCCGCGTAGGAGGCCAGCAGCCCCGGCGTGCGGTGCGCCGAGAGGACCCGGACCTCGTAGAGCACGCCCAGCCGGGCGAGCAGCTCCAGCGCCCCCTCCATCGTCCCGAAGTCGCTGCGCGACCCCATCACCACGCCTACGCGGGGCCGCTGCCCCGTCTCGCCTGTCGCCGGAAGGTCCGTCACGGGAGGCATGGTATCCGGCCTATCCTGCCCCATGCGCGTACAGGACCTGAACTGGGAGGGTGTGGAAGCCTTCCTCCGCCGCGACGACCGCGCCGTGCTGCCGCTGGGTTGCACCGAGCAGCACGCCCGCCTGAGCCTGGCCACCGATAGCCTGCTCGCCGAGCGGGTGAGCGTGGAGGCTGCCGAACACCTCGGCATCCCCGTCTTTCCCGCCTTGCCCTACGGCATCACGCCGACCTTCACGGCGTACCC
This portion of the Deinococcus terrestris genome encodes:
- the purE gene encoding 5-(carboxyamino)imidazole ribonucleotide mutase; this encodes MTDLPATGETGQRPRVGVVMGSRSDFGTMEGALELLARLGVLYEVRVLSAHRTPGLLASYAARAERLNLSCIIAGAGGAAHLPGMLASFTRVPVLGVPVQSRALSGKDSLLSIVQMPAGIPVATFAIGEAGARNAALFAAALLATTDPEVRARLDAFRAAQTQAVLDDPFFDGHPQAGSE